The sequence below is a genomic window from Curtobacterium sp. MCPF17_002.
GAGCACCAGCCTCAAGGACGGCACCTACACCGGGACGACGGCGGTCACCAGGTTCGGGAACGTGCAGGTGCAGGTGACCATCGCGGGCGGGAAGATCACCGACGTCACCGCACTGCAACTCACCGACCAGGACGGCCGATCCGTGCAGATCAGCGCGCAGGCCGCGCCGCTCCTCCAGCAGGAGGCGTTGACCGCGCAGTCCGCCACGATCGACACGGTCTCCGGGGCGACGTACACCTCCGAGGGGTACATCCAATCGCTCCAGTCCGCGCTCGACCAGGCGCAGTGACGCCGTGCAGCACGTCTTCTCCACCATGGGCACGGTCGTGTCGCTGCGCATCGACGACCCCGGCGTCGATGCCGGCCTG
It includes:
- a CDS encoding FMN-binding protein, with the protein product MRTRIIIGGVLVSIGILSAGVESTIVQQQALTAAGGTSTSDAGTSDAGTSGSAGTSSGGTATTPSTGTGSGSTSTSLKDGTYTGTTAVTRFGNVQVQVTIAGGKITDVTALQLTDQDGRSVQISAQAAPLLQQEALTAQSATIDTVSGATYTSEGYIQSLQSALDQAQ